A single genomic interval of Pyrobaculum arsenaticum DSM 13514 harbors:
- a CDS encoding Eco57I restriction-modification methylase domain-containing protein, whose protein sequence is MKTIKLLYNKLRSSNTPRVKVLFDDWMRLFKQATGYDPGKLEELPKLAQDYGLAGEVDYDALLFAIHTYYALIMKLLAAEIAYLYGSGKFYSSYVARLDDAYSREGVDGIMQILRDLENGGVFRNLLNIENFLEGDYFSWYLEVLDKDLADAIAEIARRLSDYEVAAPQLEPEFARDLLKRLYQNLVPRDIRHNLGEYYTPDWLAELVLDEVGLDKLSKMGEEDPLKPLRIRVLDPACGSGTFLMLYLSRLRKYAEEHYLTDQLLSYILDNVVGYDLNPLAVLAARTNYLLAIADLLGYARGRVEIPIYLADSIMIERNSKLTGEVYILRSVVGEFQIPRGVVDKGLLPDVLAEVAQALRNRYTPKEFSERVKYRFRELGEDDVKVLAQLYEKLYELEKEGKDAVWISVLRNAFAPVLKGKFDYVVGNPPWVNWENLPETYREISKGLWVRYGLAEIKGKAGLGKVKRDLAMLFLARCFDLYLKEGGKLGFLLPFTVFKTQAGAGFRDFLVRKTRIHVVHDLVTLYPFEGAVNRTAAIVVEKVCSLSDINNGRCPQLGEVYKSNINGIKHIVWANRTKKPIPTNMPLEEVFKTTQRFEAVMAPLITNDPTSPWMQVTPRALEAIRKMVGRTQYYEAHEGVNVALNQVYFVKILEKLPDGKLRITNPPEQGQKKKVKQVEVAVEPDLVYPLIRGRDVEKWYVSFEDRYIIVPHDPRTAEPIAHDVMKVKYPNTWDYFIRFFEDLINRSGEPYKSQLRPYRQHGLKGEKLAPPFYYIFNVKHVFAPYKVVWKEVSARMQAGGFHVAVVELVESRYLGKKVAIPDHTVILIPL, encoded by the coding sequence ATGAAGACGATTAAACTACTCTACAACAAGCTTAGAAGTAGCAACACCCCCAGGGTCAAGGTGCTTTTCGACGACTGGATGAGGCTTTTCAAACAAGCCACCGGCTACGACCCGGGAAAGCTGGAGGAGTTGCCCAAGCTGGCGCAGGATTACGGGCTGGCAGGCGAGGTGGACTACGACGCGCTACTATTCGCAATACACACCTACTACGCCCTGATAATGAAGCTACTCGCCGCCGAGATAGCATACCTATACGGTAGCGGGAAATTTTACAGCTCCTACGTAGCTAGGCTTGACGACGCGTACTCCAGAGAGGGGGTTGACGGCATCATGCAGATCTTGAGAGACCTCGAAAACGGCGGCGTATTTAGGAATTTGCTAAACATAGAGAACTTCCTTGAGGGAGACTACTTTTCTTGGTACTTAGAAGTACTTGATAAAGACCTTGCAGATGCGATAGCTGAAATAGCCAGGAGACTCTCCGACTACGAGGTAGCGGCGCCTCAGTTAGAGCCCGAGTTTGCCCGCGACTTACTGAAGAGGCTGTACCAGAACCTCGTGCCGAGGGATATACGGCACAACCTCGGCGAATACTACACGCCGGATTGGCTAGCTGAGCTTGTGCTCGATGAGGTGGGGCTTGATAAGTTGTCGAAAATGGGCGAGGAGGATCCTCTTAAGCCGTTGAGAATAAGGGTCTTAGACCCGGCGTGCGGCTCCGGCACCTTCTTAATGCTTTACCTAAGCAGACTTCGGAAATATGCCGAGGAGCACTACCTGACAGACCAGCTTCTGAGCTACATCCTTGACAACGTCGTCGGCTACGACCTCAACCCCCTTGCCGTGCTCGCTGCAAGGACAAACTACCTATTGGCTATAGCGGATCTCCTCGGCTACGCGAGGGGGAGGGTTGAAATACCGATATACCTAGCCGACTCCATCATGATTGAAAGAAACTCGAAACTCACCGGTGAGGTGTATATACTCAGGTCTGTCGTCGGCGAGTTCCAAATACCAAGAGGCGTAGTGGATAAGGGCTTGTTGCCCGACGTGCTAGCTGAGGTTGCCCAAGCGCTGAGGAATAGGTACACCCCCAAAGAGTTTTCAGAAAGAGTGAAGTACCGATTCAGAGAGCTGGGCGAAGACGATGTAAAGGTGTTGGCGCAGCTATATGAGAAGTTGTACGAGCTTGAAAAGGAGGGTAAAGACGCTGTATGGATCTCCGTCTTGAGAAACGCCTTCGCGCCCGTCCTCAAAGGCAAATTCGACTACGTCGTAGGAAACCCGCCATGGGTGAACTGGGAGAACCTTCCCGAAACCTATAGAGAGATAAGCAAAGGCTTGTGGGTTAGATACGGACTTGCCGAAATCAAAGGTAAGGCAGGTTTAGGCAAAGTTAAGAGAGATCTGGCAATGCTCTTCCTAGCGAGGTGCTTTGATCTATACCTCAAGGAGGGGGGCAAGCTGGGCTTCTTACTACCATTCACAGTATTTAAAACTCAGGCAGGTGCGGGCTTCAGAGATTTCCTTGTTAGGAAGACCCGTATACATGTGGTCCACGACCTTGTAACACTATATCCGTTTGAGGGGGCAGTAAACAGAACAGCTGCAATAGTTGTCGAGAAGGTGTGTAGCCTATCAGACATCAACAATGGCAGATGTCCGCAGTTGGGAGAGGTATACAAGAGCAACATTAATGGGATTAAACACATAGTATGGGCCAATAGAACGAAGAAACCAATACCAACAAACATGCCTTTAGAGGAAGTGTTTAAGACAACACAACGGTTTGAAGCCGTAATGGCTCCTCTAATAACAAATGATCCTACCAGTCCTTGGATGCAGGTAACTCCACGAGCACTTGAAGCCATCAGAAAAATGGTAGGCAGAACCCAGTATTATGAAGCTCACGAAGGGGTAAATGTGGCGCTAAACCAAGTGTACTTTGTGAAAATACTTGAAAAACTTCCCGACGGAAAACTCAGGATCACAAATCCTCCTGAGCAAGGTCAGAAGAAAAAGGTTAAGCAAGTTGAGGTTGCCGTGGAACCGGATCTAGTCTATCCGTTGATAAGAGGAAGAGATGTTGAGAAATGGTATGTAAGCTTCGAGGACAGATACATTATTGTGCCGCATGATCCTAGGACAGCAGAACCCATCGCTCACGATGTTATGAAGGTAAAGTATCCTAATACTTGGGACTATTTCATAAGATTCTTCGAGGACCTTATCAATAGGAGTGGGGAACCCTATAAGTCTCAATTGAGACCCTATCGACAGCATGGTTTAAAAGGGGAGAAGTTAGCCCCTCCATTTTACTACATTTTTAATGTTAAACACGTCTTTGCACCCTACAAGGTCGTCTGGAAGGAGGTATCGGCACGTATGCAAGCTGGTGGATTTCATGTCGCTGTTGTGGAGCTTGTTGAGAGTAGGTATTTAGGCAAAAAAGTTGCCATACCTGATCATACAGTGATACTGATACCACTCTAG
- a CDS encoding Eco57I restriction-modification methylase domain-containing protein: MGRRGLVADRGRVATPPDLAFYMVEKLFRGAPPGGGSRVLDAGCGLGVFIDAVLRWCRGRCAELPEVVGVEVDPALAEAARRRFAGERVRIVRGDFLLMSAGELGGLFDYVIGNPPYVSYEYIDPPKRELYKRLFTTAVGRFDLYMLFFEKALSLLKPGGRLVFVTPEKYLYVLSAVALRRLLASYRVEEVELIREDAFGGVLAYPAITVVVKEAPSLTTIRLRDGRAARVALPRDGSPWLSAIATAKLRTPYSLGDLVLRISPGVATGRDDVFVIPKRALSKELEPFAYPTVGGRELSAFAPGSVVDYDKLAHVILIPYDRGGRLLDEGEAKPLLDYLSRWRRVLESRYAVRAEGKRWYAFHEDPPMGDLLRPKILWRDIAKEPAFYIDAKGLLIPKHTVYYLVPKDPGMLPRLAEYLNSAEAKRWLMEHCQRAANGYLRLQTHVLRQLPVPPEVVGEGHGLGRV; encoded by the coding sequence GTGGGGAGGAGGGGTTTGGTTGCCGATAGGGGGAGGGTGGCGACGCCGCCTGATTTGGCTTTTTACATGGTGGAGAAGCTTTTTAGGGGGGCGCCGCCGGGTGGCGGTAGCAGGGTGTTGGATGCCGGATGTGGCCTGGGGGTGTTCATAGACGCGGTGTTGAGGTGGTGTAGGGGGCGTTGCGCCGAGCTTCCTGAGGTGGTGGGGGTGGAGGTGGACCCGGCGCTTGCCGAGGCGGCGAGGCGGAGGTTTGCCGGGGAGCGGGTGAGGATTGTGCGGGGTGACTTCTTGCTGATGTCGGCGGGGGAGCTCGGCGGCTTGTTCGACTATGTGATCGGCAACCCGCCCTACGTCTCTTACGAATACATCGACCCGCCGAAGAGGGAGCTGTACAAGAGGCTGTTCACCACGGCGGTGGGGCGGTTTGATTTGTACATGTTGTTTTTCGAAAAGGCGCTGTCGTTGCTGAAGCCGGGGGGTAGGCTCGTATTCGTCACGCCGGAGAAGTACCTCTACGTGCTGTCGGCTGTTGCGCTGAGGAGGTTGCTGGCCAGCTACAGGGTGGAGGAGGTGGAGCTTATCCGGGAGGACGCCTTCGGGGGTGTGTTGGCCTACCCGGCGATCACCGTGGTGGTGAAGGAGGCGCCTTCCTTGACGACTATAAGGCTTAGGGATGGGCGGGCGGCGAGGGTGGCGTTGCCGAGGGACGGCTCTCCGTGGCTCTCCGCCATAGCCACGGCCAAGTTAAGGACGCCCTACAGCCTCGGCGACTTGGTTTTGAGGATAAGCCCGGGGGTCGCCACTGGCCGGGATGACGTTTTCGTGATCCCAAAACGCGCCTTGTCAAAGGAGCTTGAGCCGTTTGCCTACCCAACGGTGGGTGGGAGGGAGCTCTCCGCCTTTGCCCCCGGCTCCGTTGTGGACTATGACAAGTTGGCCCACGTCATCCTCATCCCATACGACAGAGGCGGCCGGCTCCTGGACGAGGGGGAGGCAAAGCCGCTTTTGGACTACTTGTCTAGGTGGCGGCGGGTGCTGGAGTCGAGATATGCGGTTAGGGCGGAGGGTAAGAGGTGGTACGCCTTTCACGAAGACCCGCCTATGGGCGATCTGCTCCGGCCTAAGATACTCTGGAGGGACATAGCTAAGGAGCCCGCCTTCTACATAGACGCGAAGGGCCTCCTCATCCCAAAGCACACCGTTTACTACCTAGTCCCCAAGGACCCCGGCATGTTGCCCAGGCTGGCCGAGTACCTCAACAGCGCCGAGGCCAAGAGGTGGCTGATGGAGCATTGCCAGAGGGCGGCCAACGGCTACTTGAGGCTCCAGACCCACGTGCTTAGGCAACTCCCAGTGCCTCCGGAGGTGGTGGGGGAGGGGCATGGCCTTGGGAGAGTGTAG
- a CDS encoding MFS transporter, protein MINLATLLFFTANGIAVVAIPPYLRDLGVRSESVIGAIVSTAFFVSIIMRPVSGVLGDRIGYITLMRAGVASAVAAQAMYLVGDPFWVQVGRLFHGLAIATFLPMSVAASVAEGPKAMAARSLAVGVGNVLGPLLGSALYDIGGARLSFITALGLHASNFALVRGGDKTRSPGEPGTGIERRVFLFMALLSLYGAAYMGISTFIPVKLRDNNLPIAYWGLFSSSAALVSLLPRAFLLKKGLVTPTTAGAATAVAALGMAAATFADGPLLFVAAGAIYGLGQGAVVVTYQILALAGSKRAGVSSSVYTMGWDVGSIIGPVLGGWLVENFGLAALHYTPLLLAANVAVLFLYARRK, encoded by the coding sequence TTGATAAACCTAGCAACTCTTCTTTTTTTCACAGCCAACGGAATCGCCGTAGTGGCAATACCGCCGTATTTAAGAGACCTCGGCGTGAGGAGCGAGTCGGTAATAGGCGCCATTGTGTCAACGGCGTTTTTCGTGTCAATAATAATGCGGCCCGTCAGCGGGGTGCTAGGCGACAGGATAGGCTACATAACCCTCATGAGGGCAGGAGTGGCCTCGGCGGTGGCCGCCCAGGCCATGTACCTAGTGGGCGACCCGTTTTGGGTACAAGTGGGGAGGCTATTCCACGGCCTCGCAATAGCCACCTTCCTCCCAATGTCAGTAGCCGCCTCAGTTGCCGAGGGCCCCAAGGCGATGGCCGCCCGGTCTCTGGCAGTGGGCGTGGGCAACGTCCTTGGCCCCCTCCTCGGTAGCGCTTTATACGACATAGGAGGCGCGCGCCTCTCCTTCATCACAGCCCTCGGGCTCCACGCCTCCAACTTTGCCCTGGTAAGAGGCGGCGACAAGACGCGTAGCCCCGGAGAGCCGGGCACGGGCATAGAGAGGCGGGTATTCCTATTCATGGCACTACTATCGCTCTACGGCGCCGCTTATATGGGCATCTCCACCTTCATCCCAGTAAAACTCAGAGACAACAACCTCCCCATAGCCTACTGGGGCCTCTTCTCATCCTCCGCCGCCTTGGTGAGCCTCTTGCCTAGGGCTTTCCTATTGAAGAAAGGCCTCGTGACGCCAACAACCGCCGGAGCCGCCACGGCGGTTGCGGCCCTGGGGATGGCCGCAGCGACCTTTGCAGATGGGCCACTCCTCTTCGTAGCCGCCGGGGCCATATACGGCCTGGGACAAGGCGCCGTGGTTGTCACATACCAGATACTGGCACTAGCCGGGAGCAAGAGGGCGGGGGTAAGCAGCTCTGTGTACACAATGGGCTGGGACGTCGGATCCATAATAGGCCCCGTCCTCGGCGGCTGGCTCGTGGAGAACTTCGGCCTAGCCGCGTTGCACTACACCCCCCTCCTCCTGGCGGCGAACGTCGCAGTGCTGTTTTTATACGCAAGACGTAAGTAA
- a CDS encoding TIGR00269 family protein, translating into MSVLCTRCGRRPAQYFRAVSGERLCLRCLFQSVERKVLETIRRERLIVPGDYVAVAVSGGKDSLVLLHILGSFKERGLLRDVKMEAFTVNEGHPYSCFYRMSRRDYVRELAARFGIEYNVYHFKDFFGVTAQELSERLAKAGHEVHMCTIDGVLRRRLMNVVGRRRGWTKIATAHNLDDEAQTVLMNVLMGNLSRFAYYGVYEDAEEKDLIPRIKPMKYIREEEVALYAYYHGIPLMELECPYVVANPRYDLKFTLAEWEREMPSVKYNLVSFGEKLASALRGRPAAELKRCRYCGAASAREVCRVCELFEKAGLLEAYLAKASQVLSS; encoded by the coding sequence GTGTCTGTGCTCTGTACTAGGTGTGGTAGGCGGCCGGCGCAGTACTTCAGGGCGGTGAGCGGGGAGAGGCTGTGCCTCCGTTGCCTTTTCCAGTCGGTGGAGAGGAAAGTGCTGGAGACGATTAGGAGGGAGCGGCTGATCGTGCCGGGGGACTACGTGGCGGTTGCCGTGTCTGGGGGTAAGGACAGCCTCGTCCTTCTCCACATCTTGGGCTCTTTCAAGGAGAGGGGGTTGCTGAGGGACGTGAAGATGGAGGCGTTTACCGTTAACGAGGGGCACCCGTACAGCTGCTTCTACAGGATGTCGCGGAGGGACTACGTGAGGGAGCTGGCGGCGCGGTTCGGCATCGAGTACAACGTCTACCACTTCAAGGACTTCTTCGGCGTCACGGCGCAGGAGCTGTCTGAGAGGCTGGCCAAGGCGGGGCACGAGGTGCACATGTGCACCATAGACGGGGTGTTGAGGAGGAGGCTTATGAACGTGGTGGGGAGGAGGAGGGGCTGGACGAAGATCGCCACGGCCCACAACCTCGACGACGAGGCACAGACAGTCCTCATGAACGTCTTGATGGGCAACCTCTCCCGTTTTGCGTACTACGGGGTTTACGAAGACGCAGAGGAGAAGGACCTAATCCCCAGGATTAAGCCGATGAAGTATATAAGGGAGGAGGAGGTGGCCCTATACGCCTACTACCACGGCATCCCCCTGATGGAGCTGGAGTGCCCCTACGTCGTGGCGAACCCGCGGTACGACTTGAAGTTCACCTTGGCGGAGTGGGAGAGGGAGATGCCCAGCGTGAAGTACAACCTAGTGTCCTTCGGCGAGAAGCTGGCGAGTGCCCTCCGGGGACGGCCAGCCGCCGAGCTGAAGAGGTGTAGGTACTGCGGCGCGGCGTCGGCTAGGGAGGTGTGCCGGGTATGCGAGCTCTTCGAAAAGGCGGGCCTTCTAGAGGCCTACCTCGCCAAGGCGTCCCAAGTCCTAAGCTCTTGA
- a CDS encoding EVE domain-containing protein, with product MPDYWLTMLDEDNFRYTVERGIYGLPEGAGDEAKLIKPGDRLVVYIMKKGCRELCQSFTAVLEVAGEWQRSKKPTWPDEVREGRVKYPWVVNVKVLIMGKVEFAKIKEKLQRLLGIGDLDPSRLRLYALYYARRPLPPGVGELVEAELRKSAAAEMRTHDKLVDILVEVGRWLGFRAVKEYRIDNFRVDVAFFKPPRTTPFAVAEVHVGGDVYKDLAALKHAYDRYGSKLVYVLARDEEQVAKLLNEALQGAFHEIGEHIAVVKAEELHELHETLKLAGVKGLLKQLEVAKPADF from the coding sequence ATGCCGGACTATTGGCTTACCATGCTCGACGAGGATAATTTCAGGTATACGGTCGAAAGGGGCATCTATGGGCTACCGGAAGGCGCCGGCGATGAGGCCAAGTTGATAAAGCCGGGAGATAGGCTCGTGGTGTACATAATGAAGAAGGGCTGTAGGGAGTTATGCCAATCCTTCACCGCGGTGCTGGAGGTAGCCGGCGAGTGGCAGAGATCAAAAAAGCCGACGTGGCCGGACGAGGTGAGGGAAGGCCGCGTCAAATATCCGTGGGTGGTCAACGTCAAGGTGCTGATAATGGGGAAGGTGGAATTCGCAAAGATCAAGGAGAAACTGCAAAGGCTTCTGGGCATTGGGGATCTTGACCCGAGTAGGCTACGTCTCTACGCCCTGTACTACGCAAGACGTCCCTTGCCGCCGGGTGTCGGCGAGTTGGTAGAAGCGGAGTTGCGCAAGTCGGCGGCCGCGGAAATGCGCACTCACGACAAGCTAGTAGACATCCTCGTGGAGGTTGGGCGATGGCTCGGGTTTAGGGCGGTAAAGGAGTACCGAATCGACAATTTCAGAGTCGACGTTGCGTTTTTCAAGCCGCCGAGGACGACGCCGTTCGCAGTCGCCGAGGTGCACGTGGGAGGCGACGTGTATAAGGACTTGGCCGCGCTGAAACACGCCTACGACCGCTACGGCTCCAAGCTCGTCTACGTGCTGGCGAGGGATGAGGAACAAGTCGCCAAGTTGCTAAACGAGGCGTTGCAAGGAGCCTTCCACGAGATAGGGGAGCACATCGCAGTGGTAAAGGCAGAGGAGCTCCACGAGCTACACGAAACGCTGAAACTTGCAGGTGTCAAGGGGCTCCTTAAGCAACTTGAAGTAGCTAAGCCGGCCGATTTTTAG
- a CDS encoding DEAD/DEAH box helicase, translating to MGFLEAVAEDRGREVVYVKSDEAEAPEVCCDVSEAARPEVAEALRALGISQLYRYQYDAVKSIGAGRDTVIVAGTGMGKTEAFLIPILEASLESLGGPVALLLYPTKALARDQLHRLRRYGDRLGVRVMVYDGDTPQRERRLMYDSPPHIIVSNPDMVSQALMHVARFRQLVGRLRYVVLDDFHVYAGVFGSHMYYLLRRLRRFVRPVFVATSATVGNPAEFAQALFESDRVNVVWGPLRRRGKVIHALVRPRFRSKWAEAAKLASLCIEHDMKCIVFTDSHKYSEIIYRALKMMGLGDRVAVHRAGLEAEERKRVEEALKRGEIDVVIATPTLELGIDIGDVDGAILASIPPSYSRYLQRVGRVGRRGQTGYVVQILGNDPISQYYWNYPHEFFARAPEPLGFEKENEDIAALHLLAAAADKPLRTGELTPFEKALAEKLLARGSLTRVGSFLRITPQGREELSMLSLRGSPHVVKIRTADGRTIGERELPLALYELHPEAIYMHGGRTYVSKTLDLEKRVAVVEPADAEDLVTSALEDMEPQLVEVYEEGSAEGVPYQYGRLKMRITVYGYALKRFTTDETLGEYNIDPLSYEFETKGAVFYFPLLRFASNDAVDWEARAKGYHAAEHVLISAAEIAVGASKTDLGGVSYPDGVIVIYDSHVGGNGTTRLLIKNFRKVAEVALKIVKGCDCADGCPKCVYSPYCGNNNKMLSRRNAIRVLEAVLRREAAPAPREIPKTRGIA from the coding sequence GTGGGCTTTCTAGAAGCAGTGGCGGAGGACCGCGGCAGGGAAGTAGTCTACGTGAAGTCCGACGAGGCGGAGGCCCCCGAGGTGTGTTGCGACGTCTCGGAGGCCGCGCGGCCCGAGGTGGCGGAGGCCCTGAGGGCCCTCGGCATTTCGCAACTGTACAGGTACCAATATGACGCCGTCAAGAGCATAGGGGCTGGGAGGGATACGGTAATTGTGGCCGGGACGGGCATGGGGAAGACGGAGGCCTTTCTAATACCCATCCTCGAGGCGTCGCTGGAGTCGCTGGGGGGCCCCGTCGCCCTTTTGCTCTACCCCACCAAGGCCCTCGCCCGCGACCAGCTACACAGGCTCAGGCGCTACGGCGACAGGCTCGGGGTTAGGGTTATGGTCTACGACGGCGACACCCCCCAGAGGGAGAGGAGGCTCATGTACGACTCCCCTCCCCACATAATCGTCAGCAACCCCGACATGGTGAGCCAGGCGCTGATGCACGTGGCCAGGTTTAGACAGCTCGTGGGTAGGCTCCGCTACGTCGTCCTAGACGACTTCCACGTCTACGCCGGCGTCTTCGGCTCCCACATGTACTACCTCTTGAGGAGGCTCCGCCGCTTCGTCCGGCCGGTGTTCGTCGCCACAAGCGCGACGGTGGGGAACCCCGCCGAGTTTGCCCAAGCCCTATTCGAAAGCGACCGGGTAAACGTGGTGTGGGGCCCCCTCAGGAGGAGGGGGAAGGTGATACACGCCCTGGTAAGGCCCAGGTTTAGGTCCAAGTGGGCCGAGGCCGCCAAGCTGGCCTCCCTGTGCATAGAACACGACATGAAGTGCATAGTCTTCACCGACAGCCACAAATACAGCGAGATCATATACAGAGCGCTGAAGATGATGGGCCTGGGAGACCGCGTGGCGGTCCACAGAGCAGGCCTAGAGGCTGAGGAGAGGAAGAGGGTCGAGGAGGCGCTGAAGAGGGGCGAGATAGACGTCGTCATCGCCACGCCGACGCTGGAGCTGGGCATAGACATCGGCGACGTAGACGGGGCAATACTCGCCTCTATACCCCCCTCGTACAGCCGGTACCTCCAACGCGTGGGGAGGGTCGGCAGGAGGGGGCAGACAGGCTACGTGGTGCAGATACTTGGCAACGACCCCATATCCCAGTACTACTGGAACTACCCCCACGAGTTCTTCGCCCGCGCCCCCGAGCCCCTCGGCTTCGAGAAGGAAAACGAGGACATAGCCGCACTCCACCTCCTCGCCGCCGCCGCGGACAAGCCCCTGAGGACGGGGGAGCTAACCCCCTTCGAAAAGGCCCTTGCCGAGAAGCTATTGGCGAGGGGCAGCCTAACGCGGGTGGGGAGCTTCCTCCGGATAACCCCCCAGGGCAGGGAGGAGCTCTCCATGCTCAGCCTCAGGGGCTCCCCCCACGTGGTCAAAATAAGGACGGCAGACGGCAGGACAATAGGCGAGAGGGAGCTACCCCTTGCGTTGTACGAGCTACACCCAGAGGCCATCTACATGCACGGCGGCCGCACCTACGTCTCCAAGACTCTCGACTTAGAGAAGCGCGTCGCGGTCGTCGAGCCGGCAGACGCAGAGGACCTCGTCACCTCCGCCCTGGAGGACATGGAGCCCCAGCTCGTCGAGGTGTACGAAGAGGGGTCCGCCGAAGGCGTGCCCTACCAATACGGCAGACTGAAGATGCGCATCACGGTATACGGCTACGCCCTAAAGAGGTTCACCACAGACGAGACCCTCGGCGAGTACAACATAGACCCCCTCTCGTACGAGTTCGAGACGAAAGGCGCCGTGTTCTACTTCCCCCTCCTCCGATTCGCCTCAAACGACGCAGTGGATTGGGAGGCCCGCGCCAAGGGCTACCACGCCGCGGAGCACGTGTTGATATCGGCGGCGGAGATCGCCGTAGGCGCCTCCAAGACGGATCTAGGAGGCGTCAGCTACCCCGACGGCGTTATTGTAATATACGACTCCCACGTCGGCGGAAACGGCACCACCCGCCTCCTGATCAAAAACTTCAGAAAAGTAGCCGAGGTCGCCCTAAAAATCGTCAAGGGCTGCGACTGCGCCGACGGGTGCCCCAAATGCGTCTACTCCCCCTACTGCGGAAACAACAACAAGATGCTCTCCAGGAGAAACGCCATAAGAGTCCTCGAAGCCGTCCTCAGGAGGGAAGCCGCGCCTGCCCCCCGCGAAATACCCAAGACAAGAGGCATCGCCTAG
- the brxL gene encoding BREX system Lon protease-like protein BrxL — protein MSELNNKVKRCFGDYAVDKRLAYELELAKLPRYVAEFLISEFMIQGGDWEGKLRSFIRERYYEPEEKEVVKHKLVTEGVVELIDELRVYVDVETGAHIGVIHSLDIWAEVPVDIVERNRATLTTGMWGLITLQRWEGAKEVLGRPTSVVITDFKPFQAPDTDPKILEEGRRCFTLEEWVEVLINTIGLDPAVYSPRQRLLLLARLVPLVEGNVNMAEFGPRQTGKTYLYRNVSNYVRIISGGVISPAALFYNLRTKVPGELALKDAVVFDEVSKVRFPNPDEMMGKLKDYMESGHYERGDKKVVSDASLVFMGNVSVEHTSEGYVPVEDLTYVLPEPMRDSAFIDRIHGLLPGWEFPKISQSKYHLSKSYGVASDYFAEALHGMRKESLSGLVGRHVELSENFKIRDEKSFKRITSGLLKLLFPDKTFDKKELKTIAEFALEMRQRVRDWLHKIAPGEFPREILSVGVLP, from the coding sequence ATGAGCGAGCTGAATAACAAGGTGAAGAGGTGTTTCGGCGACTACGCCGTGGATAAGAGACTCGCCTACGAGCTTGAGCTGGCCAAGTTGCCTAGATACGTGGCGGAGTTCCTCATCTCGGAGTTTATGATTCAAGGCGGGGACTGGGAGGGCAAGCTGAGGAGCTTCATTAGGGAGCGCTACTACGAGCCTGAGGAGAAGGAGGTGGTTAAGCACAAGCTGGTGACGGAGGGGGTGGTGGAGCTTATCGACGAGCTTAGGGTATACGTAGATGTGGAGACGGGGGCCCACATAGGCGTCATACACTCTCTTGATATATGGGCTGAGGTGCCGGTGGACATCGTCGAGAGGAACAGGGCAACGCTGACAACCGGCATGTGGGGGTTGATAACTCTGCAACGGTGGGAGGGGGCCAAGGAGGTTTTGGGGAGGCCCACGTCCGTCGTTATAACCGACTTCAAGCCCTTCCAGGCGCCGGATACAGATCCCAAAATCCTGGAGGAGGGGCGGAGGTGCTTCACGCTGGAGGAGTGGGTAGAGGTTTTGATAAATACCATAGGTCTCGACCCCGCTGTGTACAGCCCCCGGCAGAGGCTCCTCCTCCTCGCCCGACTAGTCCCCTTAGTGGAGGGGAATGTAAATATGGCTGAGTTTGGGCCTAGGCAGACTGGCAAGACGTATCTCTACAGAAATGTGAGCAACTATGTCAGGATAATCTCAGGCGGCGTCATATCCCCAGCCGCCTTGTTCTACAATTTGAGGACTAAGGTGCCGGGGGAGCTGGCCCTCAAGGACGCGGTGGTTTTTGACGAGGTGAGTAAGGTGAGGTTTCCCAACCCCGACGAGATGATGGGCAAGCTTAAGGACTACATGGAGAGCGGCCACTACGAGAGGGGGGACAAAAAGGTGGTGTCCGACGCCTCTCTGGTCTTCATGGGCAACGTGTCGGTGGAGCACACGTCGGAGGGCTACGTGCCGGTGGAGGACTTGACCTACGTCTTGCCGGAGCCTATGAGGGATTCGGCGTTTATTGACAGGATACACGGTCTTCTGCCAGGTTGGGAGTTTCCTAAAATATCGCAGAGCAAGTACCACCTTTCTAAGAGCTACGGCGTAGCATCCGACTACTTCGCCGAGGCGTTGCACGGCATGAGGAAGGAGAGCTTGTCAGGACTTGTTGGGAGGCACGTGGAGCTTTCCGAAAACTTCAAAATTAGGGACGAGAAGAGTTTTAAGAGAATTACCAGCGGTTTGTTAAAGCTTCTATTTCCCGACAAGACTTTTGACAAGAAGGAGCTTAAAACCATCGCGGAGTTCGCGCTAGAGATGAGGCAGAGGGTCAGAGACTGGTTGCACAAAATCGCACCGGGGGAATTCCCACGCGAAATCCTCAGCGTGGGAGTTCTGCCATAA